Proteins found in one Salvia splendens isolate huo1 chromosome 10, SspV2, whole genome shotgun sequence genomic segment:
- the LOC121751316 gene encoding GTP-binding protein YPTM2, whose product MNPEYDYLFKLLLIGDSGVGKSCLLLRFADDSYLESYISTIGVDFKIRTVEQDGKTIKLQIWDTAGQERFRTITSSYYRGAHGIIVVYDVTDQESFNNVKQWLNEIDRYASDNVNKLLVGNKSDLTSQKVVSTETAQAFADEIGIPFMETSAKNATNVEQAFMAMSASIKNRMASQPAMNNVRPPSVQIRGQPVNQKTGCCSN is encoded by the exons ATGAATCCAGAATA CGACTACCTATTTAAGCTTTTGCTCATTGGAGATTCCGGTGTTGGgaaatcatgtcttcttcttagGTTTGCT GATGACTCATATCTTGAGAGTTACATTAGTACCATTGGTGTAGACTTT AAAATCCGTACAGTGGAGCAGGATGGCAAAACGATTAAGCTGCAAATA TGGGATACTGCTGGACAGGAACGGTTTAGGACAATTACTAGCAGTTACTATCGCGGTGCTCATGGTATCATT GTAGTTTATGATGTAACTGATCAAGAGAGTTTCAACAATGTGAAGCAATGGTTGAATGAAATTGATCGATATGCAAGTGACAATGTTAATAAGCTTCTTGTCGGAAACAAGAGTGATCTCACTTCCCAGAAAGTTGTCTCCACTGAGACAGCCCAG GCATTTGCTGATGAAATTGGGATACCTTTCATGGAAACAAGTGCTAAGAATGCTACTAATGTAGAACAGGCTTTCATGGCTATGTCTGCTTCTATCAAGAACAG AATGGCGAGCCAACCAGCGATGAATAATGTCCGACCTCCAAGTGTGCAGATTAGAGGGCAGCCTGTTAACCAGAAAACCGGGTGCTGCTCCAACTGA